The following coding sequences lie in one Pseudomonas svalbardensis genomic window:
- the lpdA gene encoding dihydrolipoyl dehydrogenase translates to MQTLNTTLLIIGGGPGGYVTAIRAGQLGISTILVEGESLGGTCLNIGCIPSKALIHVAEQFHQTQHHSQHSALGISVSAPTLDISKSVEWKDGIVDRLTTGVSALLKKNKVQVIQGWAKVIDGKTVDVGDTRIQCEHLVLATGSKSVNLPMLPIGGPIISSTEALAPTSVPKRLIVVGGGYIGLELGIAYRKLGAEVSVVEAQDRILPAYDAELTQPVHDELKKLGIKLYLKHSVQGFDSVSKTLQVLDPNGDTLNLETDQVLVAVGRKPNTQGWNLEGLNLDMNGSAIKIDNRCQTSMRNVYAIGDVSGEPMLAHRAMAQGEMVAELISGKSREFNPTAIAAVCFTDPELVVVGKTPDDVKAAGLDCIVSSFPFAANGRAMTLESKSGFVRVVARRDNHVIVGWQAVGVGVSELSTAFGQSLEMGARLEDIAGTIHAHPTLGEAVQEAALRALGHALHL, encoded by the coding sequence ATGCAAACTTTAAACACCACGCTGCTGATCATCGGCGGCGGCCCTGGCGGTTATGTGACGGCGATTCGTGCCGGTCAGTTGGGCATCTCGACCATTCTGGTGGAAGGCGAATCCCTGGGCGGTACCTGCCTGAACATCGGCTGCATTCCGTCCAAGGCGTTGATCCACGTCGCCGAACAGTTTCACCAGACGCAGCACCACAGCCAGCACTCGGCGTTGGGCATCAGCGTGTCGGCGCCGACGCTCGATATCAGCAAGAGTGTCGAGTGGAAGGACGGCATCGTTGATCGCCTGACCACCGGCGTGTCGGCACTGCTGAAAAAGAACAAAGTCCAGGTCATTCAAGGCTGGGCCAAAGTCATTGACGGTAAAACTGTCGACGTCGGCGACACGCGCATTCAGTGCGAGCACCTGGTGCTGGCCACCGGCTCGAAAAGCGTGAACCTGCCGATGCTGCCGATTGGCGGCCCGATCATCTCCTCTACCGAAGCCCTGGCGCCGACGTCCGTGCCGAAACGGCTGATCGTGGTCGGTGGCGGTTACATCGGTCTGGAGCTGGGGATTGCCTATCGCAAGCTCGGCGCCGAGGTCAGCGTGGTCGAGGCTCAGGATCGTATCCTGCCAGCCTACGACGCTGAACTGACGCAGCCTGTGCATGATGAACTGAAAAAACTCGGCATAAAGCTTTACTTGAAGCACAGCGTCCAAGGCTTTGATTCTGTTAGCAAAACACTGCAAGTACTTGACCCGAATGGCGACACCCTGAACCTGGAAACCGACCAGGTACTGGTGGCCGTTGGCCGCAAACCAAACACTCAAGGTTGGAACCTCGAAGGTTTGAACCTGGACATGAACGGCTCGGCGATCAAGATCGACAACCGCTGCCAGACCAGCATGCGCAACGTGTATGCCATTGGCGACGTGAGCGGCGAACCGATGCTCGCGCACCGGGCCATGGCTCAGGGCGAGATGGTTGCCGAGCTGATCAGCGGTAAATCCCGTGAGTTCAACCCGACCGCCATCGCCGCCGTGTGCTTTACCGACCCGGAACTGGTGGTCGTTGGCAAGACACCGGACGACGTCAAGGCTGCTGGCCTGGACTGCATCGTTTCCAGCTTCCCGTTTGCGGCCAATGGTCGGGCGATGACGCTGGAATCGAAAAGCGGCTTTGTGCGGGTCGTGGCGCGGCGTGACAATCATGTGATTGTCGGCTGGCAGGCGGTCGGTGTGGGCGTGTCGGAATTGTCGACGGCGTTCGGTCAGAGCCTGGAAATGGGCGCCCGGCTGGAAGACATTGCCGGCACGATCCACGCGCATCCGACCTTGGGCGAGGCTGTGCAGGAAGCGGCGTTGCGAGCCCTTGGCCACGCGCTGCATCTGTAA
- a CDS encoding branched-chain amino acid aminotransferase, with amino-acid sequence MGNESINWDKLGFDYIKTDKRYLSHWRNGEWDKGTLTEDNVLHISEGSTALHYGQQCFEGLKAYRCKDGSINLFRPDQNAARMQRSCARLLMPFVETEQFIEACKEVVRANERFIPPYGTGGALYLRPFVIGVGDNIGVRTAPEFIFSIFAIPVGAYFKGGLTPHNFLISSYDRAAPQGTGAAKVGGNYAASLMPGSQAKKAHFADCIYLDPMTHTKIEEVGSANFFGITHDNKFVTPNSPSVLPGITRLSLIELAKSRLGLEVVEGDVFIDKLSDFKEAGACGTAAVITPIGGISYNDKLHVFHSETEVGPVTQKLYKELTGVQTGDIEAPAGWIVKV; translated from the coding sequence ATGGGTAACGAAAGCATCAATTGGGACAAGTTGGGTTTTGACTACATCAAGACAGACAAGCGCTATCTGTCGCACTGGCGTAATGGCGAGTGGGACAAAGGCACCCTGACCGAAGACAATGTGCTGCACATCAGCGAAGGTTCCACAGCCCTTCACTATGGCCAGCAATGCTTCGAGGGCTTGAAGGCCTATCGTTGCAAGGACGGTTCGATCAACCTGTTCCGCCCGGACCAGAACGCCGCACGCATGCAACGCAGCTGCGCGCGCCTGCTGATGCCGTTCGTGGAAACCGAGCAGTTCATCGAAGCCTGTAAAGAAGTAGTCCGCGCCAACGAGCGTTTCATCCCGCCTTACGGCACCGGCGGCGCGCTGTACCTGCGTCCGTTCGTGATCGGCGTGGGTGACAACATCGGTGTGCGTACCGCCCCCGAGTTCATCTTCTCGATCTTCGCCATTCCGGTTGGTGCCTACTTCAAGGGCGGCCTGACCCCGCACAACTTCCTGATTTCCAGCTACGACCGCGCCGCCCCACAAGGCACCGGTGCGGCCAAAGTCGGTGGCAACTACGCGGCCAGCCTGATGCCAGGTTCCCAGGCCAAGAAAGCCCACTTCGCCGACTGCATCTACCTGGACCCGATGACCCACACGAAAATCGAAGAAGTCGGCTCGGCCAACTTCTTCGGGATCACCCACGACAACAAGTTCGTGACCCCGAACTCGCCGTCGGTCCTGCCGGGTATCACCCGTCTGTCGTTGATCGAGCTGGCAAAATCGCGTCTGGGTCTTGAAGTGGTCGAAGGCGACGTGTTCATCGACAAGCTGTCCGACTTCAAGGAAGCCGGCGCTTGCGGTACTGCTGCGGTGATCACCCCGATCGGCGGCATCAGCTATAACGACAAACTGCACGTGTTCCACAGCGAAACCGAAGTCGGCCCGGTCACCCAGAAGCTCTACAAAGAGCTGACGGGCGTACAGACTGGCGACATCGAGGCGCCAGCGGGTTGGATCGTCAAGGTTTGA
- a CDS encoding ArsR/SmtB family transcription factor — protein sequence MNVEQHDIGVSQVAAAIAEPARTKILCSLMDGHARTSTELAAIAEVSASTASAHLAKLKELALVRLHVQGRHRYYSLTDKRVAQALEALMVIGQNAAPTFNPRTPDRLQFARTCYDHMAGTLAVLLHDRMIEAGWLLETDEQVYQLSDSGEVLFEGLGIEVKELSTLRRRFACPCLDWSMRRPHLGGSLGAALLQTAIKRKWVTQDLDSRALALTATGRKELSSRFAVELPIQVSTAQSEFTETRRRANASSAP from the coding sequence ATGAACGTAGAACAGCACGACATCGGCGTCTCTCAGGTGGCCGCGGCCATCGCGGAACCGGCCCGGACGAAAATCCTCTGTTCGCTGATGGACGGCCACGCCCGCACCAGCACCGAGCTGGCAGCGATTGCCGAGGTCAGCGCCTCCACCGCCAGCGCGCACCTGGCCAAACTCAAGGAATTGGCGCTGGTGCGGCTGCACGTGCAGGGCCGACATCGCTATTACAGCCTGACGGACAAGCGCGTCGCCCAAGCGCTGGAAGCGTTGATGGTGATCGGCCAGAACGCCGCGCCAACCTTCAATCCGCGCACCCCGGATCGCCTGCAATTCGCCCGCACCTGCTACGACCACATGGCCGGCACGTTGGCGGTGCTGCTGCATGACCGGATGATCGAAGCGGGGTGGCTGCTGGAAACCGATGAACAGGTCTATCAGCTCAGCGACAGCGGTGAGGTGTTGTTTGAAGGGTTGGGTATCGAGGTCAAGGAGCTGAGTACGTTGCGCCGCCGCTTCGCCTGCCCATGTCTGGACTGGAGCATGCGCCGGCCGCATCTGGGCGGTTCGTTGGGGGCGGCGTTGTTGCAAACGGCGATCAAGCGCAAATGGGTGACTCAGGACCTGGACAGCCGCGCGCTGGCGTTGACGGCGACGGGGCGAAAGGAACTCAGCAGCCGGTTTGCCGTTGAACTGCCGATTCAGGTATCGACAGCACAATCCGAGTTCACCGAGACCAGGCGGCGCGCGAACGCCAGTTCTGCACCTTAG
- a CDS encoding cytochrome P450 yields MDPIIAATHADPYPYYAQLRAEGGLVFHQGLKVWVASSARAVAAVLAHPDCHVRPSYEPVPKAIVGGMAGKVFGQLMRMNEGERQRCPRSAIQPALASIDADEVNTLVGARLITPGADGLYKAMFRGPVCVVAALLGFSPAQGRAISELTGDFIACLSPLGDQAQRDATHVAAEHLSGYFVELLDDPNNQSTLLAGIRQRFAATSSDAEMLIANLIGLFSQTYEATAGLIGNALLALIRNPSVHSELTPVDDFIAEVQRFDPSVQNTRRFVAAPCEIDGVSLNSGDVVLVLLASANRDPQLNDHPDVFLLDRPDRRSFTFGAGRHQCPGQTLALSIASATLKEILTIKPALDRLTWHYRPSLNGRIPLFSDLP; encoded by the coding sequence ATGGACCCGATCATCGCTGCGACTCACGCCGATCCTTATCCCTATTACGCGCAACTGCGCGCGGAGGGCGGGCTGGTTTTTCACCAAGGACTGAAAGTGTGGGTGGCGAGTAGCGCCCGAGCCGTTGCGGCAGTGCTCGCACATCCTGACTGTCATGTCCGGCCGTCATACGAGCCGGTGCCCAAGGCGATTGTTGGCGGGATGGCCGGCAAGGTCTTTGGTCAGTTGATGCGGATGAATGAGGGCGAACGGCAGCGTTGCCCGAGGTCGGCGATTCAACCAGCGTTGGCGTCGATTGATGCAGATGAAGTCAATACGCTGGTCGGCGCTCGCCTGATCACTCCGGGCGCCGATGGGTTGTACAAGGCGATGTTCCGCGGGCCGGTGTGCGTGGTGGCTGCATTGCTGGGGTTCTCTCCGGCTCAGGGCCGGGCTATCAGCGAGCTGACCGGGGACTTCATCGCATGCCTGTCGCCCCTTGGCGATCAGGCGCAACGGGATGCAACGCACGTTGCGGCGGAACACTTGAGCGGCTATTTCGTTGAGTTGCTGGATGACCCGAACAATCAGAGCACTCTGCTCGCCGGGATCCGCCAGCGTTTCGCGGCAACCTCTAGTGACGCTGAAATGTTGATCGCCAACCTGATCGGGCTGTTTTCCCAGACCTATGAAGCCACCGCCGGGCTGATCGGCAATGCGCTGTTGGCGTTGATTCGAAACCCGTCGGTGCACAGCGAACTGACACCCGTTGACGACTTTATCGCTGAAGTTCAGCGCTTCGACCCGTCGGTGCAGAACACCCGCCGGTTTGTCGCTGCGCCTTGTGAAATCGACGGGGTAAGCCTCAATTCAGGCGATGTGGTTCTGGTGCTGCTGGCTTCGGCCAATCGCGATCCACAGCTCAATGACCATCCCGACGTCTTTCTTCTTGATCGTCCAGACCGGCGCAGCTTCACCTTTGGTGCGGGGCGGCATCAATGTCCGGGACAGACATTGGCCCTAAGCATTGCCAGCGCTACGTTGAAGGAGATTCTGACGATAAAGCCTGCTTTGGATCGCCTGACCTGGCATTACCGGCCTTCGCTGAACGGACGTATTCCGCTGTTTAGCGATTTGCCCTAA
- a CDS encoding MEKHLA domain-containing protein produces MSSINEYVAAVQLLDEAYRRWTGQSLPAPESLSGTERLHWLHAQAPYSLLAHGTEADPCFFYANEQTLACFKYPRSQFLGMPSRFSASPLDRAMRQTLLEQVTANGIAHGYSGYRVDRDGHAFMIHEGKVWTLIDQHGEHRGQAALFWPDAERVGRVD; encoded by the coding sequence GTGTCGTCAATCAACGAATATGTAGCTGCTGTTCAACTGCTGGACGAAGCTTACCGGCGCTGGACCGGGCAAAGCCTGCCAGCCCCTGAGTCGCTAAGCGGAACTGAGCGCTTGCACTGGTTGCACGCGCAAGCGCCTTACAGCCTGTTGGCTCATGGCACCGAAGCCGATCCGTGCTTCTTCTACGCCAACGAACAAACGCTGGCCTGTTTCAAATACCCTCGCTCGCAATTCCTTGGCATGCCGTCACGGTTCAGCGCTTCGCCACTGGACCGAGCCATGCGCCAGACGTTGCTGGAGCAGGTCACGGCCAATGGGATTGCTCATGGCTACAGCGGTTATCGGGTGGATCGGGATGGCCATGCCTTCATGATTCACGAAGGCAAAGTCTGGACACTGATTGATCAGCACGGTGAGCATCGGGGGCAGGCGGCACTATTCTGGCCGGATGCGGAGCGTGTTGGTCGGGTTGATTGA
- a CDS encoding LysR family transcriptional regulator, with the protein MIGNLSLDQLRILVTIADTGSFSATGRHLRRAQSAISQSIATLESVQGVRLFDRSGHRPTLTEVGRVLVVQARVVLASAAQFEAMAASTAAGVEPELALAIDPLVPSAPLIESLRAIREAFPHLAVSFSTEGLGGAERRLRNGDAALALCTLIPTVPDDVNALPLLSVDLRPVVASGHPLAMLGRRATSADLKPYVQLVLSDPVSPDGPSYGVTGSHQWRFVDLARRLDFLLAGFGWCRMPEHLIADHLASGRLIPLELTAELQRTPDTLTIYAAHMQNRSLGKAGRWLLNDLTRRLCM; encoded by the coding sequence ATGATCGGAAATCTCAGCTTGGACCAGTTGCGGATCCTTGTAACCATTGCTGATACAGGCAGCTTCTCGGCAACGGGACGTCACCTGCGGCGTGCTCAATCTGCCATTAGCCAGTCGATTGCCACACTTGAGTCAGTTCAAGGTGTGAGGCTGTTTGATCGGAGCGGCCATCGTCCAACTCTCACAGAGGTAGGTAGAGTGCTAGTGGTTCAAGCGCGCGTAGTGCTGGCAAGCGCTGCCCAGTTTGAAGCAATGGCCGCAAGTACGGCAGCAGGGGTTGAGCCGGAGTTGGCTCTCGCCATAGACCCTTTAGTCCCTAGCGCACCGCTCATCGAAAGCCTCCGCGCTATCCGTGAGGCTTTTCCGCATCTGGCAGTGAGTTTTTCTACAGAAGGCTTAGGCGGCGCAGAGCGTCGATTGCGCAACGGCGATGCGGCACTGGCGCTATGCACATTGATTCCGACAGTGCCCGACGATGTCAACGCACTGCCGCTGCTCAGCGTCGACTTGAGGCCCGTAGTAGCCAGCGGACATCCCCTGGCTATGTTAGGCCGTCGGGCAACAAGTGCAGACCTCAAGCCTTATGTGCAACTGGTACTTTCCGATCCGGTTTCTCCCGACGGCCCTAGCTATGGGGTGACGGGCAGTCACCAGTGGCGGTTTGTAGATTTGGCACGGCGGCTGGATTTTTTGCTCGCCGGGTTCGGTTGGTGTCGAATGCCAGAGCATCTGATTGCGGATCATCTGGCTTCAGGACGCCTAATACCGCTTGAGTTAACCGCCGAACTTCAGCGCACACCAGACACACTTACGATCTACGCAGCGCACATGCAAAATCGCTCTTTAGGGAAAGCAGGCCGATGGCTTTTGAATGATCTGACCCGTCGTCTGTGCATGTGA
- a CDS encoding FMN-dependent NADH-azoreductase, whose translation MSRLLTIETSPRGDASISRQLTRRFVATWEAAHPRGAIKVRDLTDTPLTFVTAPWLQAYFTPETQHSPEMKAVLQLSDELVAELLETDHVVISTPVYNYNVPAALKAWVDHVVRKGLTLGFDGKGLVTGKKATVLLASGGVYTNDSPIRDRDIATQYLKLILNVLGITDVTFIAAGGAKAVDLGEISMHDFLDTFDHQIQKSLV comes from the coding sequence ATGTCCAGGCTTCTCACCATTGAAACCAGCCCACGTGGGGATGCTTCAATCTCCCGGCAGCTCACTCGCCGATTTGTGGCCACGTGGGAAGCTGCACACCCTAGGGGCGCCATCAAAGTACGGGATCTAACGGACACTCCGCTTACGTTCGTGACGGCCCCCTGGTTACAGGCTTACTTCACCCCAGAAACCCAGCATTCGCCTGAAATGAAAGCCGTGTTGCAGCTATCCGATGAGCTTGTGGCCGAGTTGCTGGAAACCGATCACGTGGTTATTTCAACGCCGGTCTACAACTACAACGTCCCTGCGGCGCTCAAGGCGTGGGTGGATCACGTGGTACGTAAAGGCCTGACCTTGGGCTTTGATGGTAAAGGGCTGGTGACCGGTAAAAAGGCAACGGTGCTGCTCGCCTCGGGAGGTGTATACACCAACGACTCCCCGATTAGAGACCGTGACATTGCGACCCAATATTTGAAACTGATCCTGAACGTCCTAGGTATCACTGATGTCACCTTTATTGCGGCCGGCGGCGCTAAAGCTGTAGATCTCGGAGAAATCAGCATGCACGATTTTCTAGATACATTTGATCATCAGATTCAAAAGTCGCTGGTTTAG
- a CDS encoding FKBP-type peptidyl-prolyl cis-trans isomerase, which translates to MNDELQIIDLEPGDGKAAVKGALITTQYRGWLEDGTEFDSSYSRGKPFQCVIGTGRVIKGWDQGIMGMQVGGKRKLLVPAHLAYGERTMGKITPNSNLIFEIELLEVLTRDD; encoded by the coding sequence ATGAACGACGAGTTGCAAATCATTGACCTTGAGCCGGGCGACGGCAAAGCCGCCGTCAAAGGCGCGCTGATTACCACCCAATACCGCGGCTGGCTGGAAGACGGGACTGAATTCGATTCCTCCTACAGCCGGGGTAAACCTTTCCAGTGCGTGATTGGCACGGGTCGGGTGATCAAGGGGTGGGATCAGGGGATCATGGGGATGCAGGTCGGCGGTAAGCGCAAGTTGCTGGTGCCTGCGCATCTGGCCTACGGTGAACGGACCATGGGCAAGATCACGCCGAACTCGAACCTGATTTTCGAGATTGAATTGCTGGAAGTGCTGACGCGCGATGATTGA
- a CDS encoding M4 family metallopeptidase has translation MTDSSPLYSFIPPYILNQIIANGSDRQRSSAQTTLIHVRRLRHNPGPPSRPPAKAILSQPGQPGLAQRSIYDAQGKMLLPGMPVRLEGQAATGDPAVDEAYDAMGASYDFFWKVLGRDSIDNMGFALIGSVHYGLDYENAFWNGAQMVFGDGDGEIFERFTRSLDVIGHELTHGVIESEAGLVYANQSGALNESISDVFGVLIKQHVLGQTAEQADWLIGADLLAPRIKGIGLRSMALPGTAYDDPLLGKDPQPDHMRKFVITQEDNGGVHINSGIPNRAFYLAAMALGGFAWEKAGRIWYDALCDKRLSSEATFSTFAQLTVEHARQKFDATAVEAVRHGWSEVGVDLTLEEK, from the coding sequence ATGACCGACTCATCACCGCTGTACAGTTTCATCCCGCCCTACATCCTCAACCAAATCATCGCCAACGGTTCCGACCGTCAGCGCTCCAGCGCCCAGACCACGCTGATCCATGTCCGCCGTCTGCGGCACAATCCCGGCCCGCCATCGCGACCACCCGCCAAAGCGATCCTGTCGCAGCCCGGTCAACCCGGCCTGGCACAGCGCAGCATTTATGACGCGCAGGGCAAAATGCTTCTGCCGGGTATGCCTGTGCGGCTTGAGGGCCAGGCGGCAACCGGCGATCCGGCGGTCGACGAGGCCTACGACGCAATGGGTGCCAGCTATGATTTCTTCTGGAAGGTGCTGGGTCGGGACTCCATCGACAACATGGGTTTTGCCCTGATCGGCAGCGTGCATTACGGCCTGGATTACGAGAACGCGTTCTGGAATGGCGCGCAAATGGTGTTCGGTGACGGCGATGGCGAAATCTTCGAACGCTTTACCCGCTCTCTGGATGTGATCGGCCACGAGTTGACGCACGGCGTGATCGAAAGTGAAGCCGGTCTGGTCTATGCCAACCAGTCCGGGGCATTGAATGAATCGATTTCGGACGTTTTCGGGGTACTGATCAAACAACATGTACTGGGCCAGACCGCCGAACAGGCTGACTGGTTGATCGGCGCCGACCTGCTGGCACCGCGCATCAAAGGCATCGGTTTACGCTCGATGGCCCTTCCGGGCACGGCCTATGACGACCCGTTGCTTGGCAAGGACCCGCAACCGGACCACATGCGCAAGTTCGTCATCACCCAAGAAGACAATGGTGGGGTGCACATCAATTCGGGCATCCCCAATCGGGCGTTTTATCTGGCCGCGATGGCGCTGGGCGGCTTTGCCTGGGAAAAAGCCGGCCGCATCTGGTACGACGCGCTGTGCGACAAACGCCTGAGTAGCGAAGCGACATTCAGTACCTTCGCACAATTGACTGTCGAGCATGCCCGGCAAAAATTTGATGCAACGGCAGTCGAGGCGGTGCGACACGGCTGGTCTGAAGTGGGCGTGGACCTGACGCTGGAGGAAAAATGA
- a CDS encoding protealysin inhibitor emfourin, protein MKTLPTLDDNAVVCVSRQGGIAAIHTLTRPREIEFAQCNADQRTRICSLLEGCLLMTSSSAGRGDQRFYQIEVRYRNGEQDDRMVMKVPEDQAPGELVHLWDKGELL, encoded by the coding sequence ATGAAAACCTTGCCAACACTGGACGACAACGCGGTGGTCTGTGTCTCCCGCCAAGGCGGCATAGCAGCGATCCACACCTTGACCCGCCCCCGAGAGATCGAATTCGCCCAATGCAATGCCGACCAACGCACCCGCATCTGCTCGTTGCTCGAGGGTTGCCTGCTTATGACGAGTTCATCCGCCGGTCGGGGCGATCAGCGCTTCTATCAAATCGAAGTGCGATACCGCAACGGCGAACAGGACGACCGGATGGTGATGAAGGTGCCTGAAGATCAGGCGCCTGGGGAATTGGTGCATCTGTGGGACAAAGGTGAACTGCTATAA
- a CDS encoding sensor domain-containing diguanylate cyclase has translation MNVDWTSATISSVMLALIVALICRERSLQKQLAKYRVLITSLTDGQNIRQDGDAERFKRSQYFARIGTWDWDVDTDKLYWSDAIYGMFGFKIDEVTPSYALFCSCVHPDDRAKVRAGELRCLETGDNHDEEYRVVWPDGTIRWLRETGNVVKNDHDATIKMMGVVRDITEEKASASYLQHLAHFDPLTGLPNRLVLEERLSEALEQARISATRVALVFVDLNGFKAINDHYGHAAGDRVLITTATRLKKILRSTDTVARIGGDEFVVILQGLPQGNSLQEEARSICQKIFVELSPPMTIGNDQRHIGTSLGVAVFPDHAPSMDRLIHIADLAMYEAKRSGNNQYRLGEQTMSHSRVD, from the coding sequence ATGAATGTGGACTGGACCAGCGCAACCATCAGCTCAGTGATGCTTGCCCTGATCGTCGCGTTGATCTGTCGCGAGCGCTCACTGCAAAAGCAGCTGGCCAAGTATCGCGTGCTGATCACCAGCCTGACTGACGGACAAAACATCCGTCAGGACGGTGACGCCGAACGCTTCAAGCGTAGCCAGTATTTCGCCCGCATCGGCACGTGGGACTGGGATGTCGACACCGACAAGCTCTACTGGTCGGACGCGATCTACGGCATGTTTGGCTTCAAGATCGACGAAGTAACGCCCTCCTACGCGCTGTTTTGCTCATGTGTTCACCCGGACGACCGGGCCAAGGTCCGGGCCGGGGAATTGCGTTGCCTGGAAACCGGCGACAACCATGACGAGGAATATCGGGTTGTCTGGCCCGACGGCACGATCCGCTGGCTTCGGGAAACCGGCAATGTGGTCAAGAACGACCACGATGCAACGATCAAGATGATGGGCGTGGTACGCGATATCACCGAGGAAAAAGCCTCCGCCAGCTACCTGCAACACCTGGCCCACTTCGACCCACTGACCGGTCTGCCCAATCGCCTGGTGCTCGAGGAGCGTCTGTCCGAGGCGCTGGAACAGGCGCGCATCAGTGCCACGAGGGTTGCGCTGGTATTTGTCGACCTCAATGGTTTCAAGGCAATCAACGACCATTACGGCCATGCCGCCGGCGACCGGGTACTGATCACCACCGCCACCCGCCTGAAGAAAATCCTGCGTTCAACAGATACCGTCGCCCGGATTGGTGGCGACGAGTTTGTGGTCATCCTTCAAGGCCTGCCCCAGGGCAACAGCCTGCAAGAGGAAGCCCGCAGCATCTGCCAGAAAATCTTCGTCGAACTGTCGCCACCGATGACCATCGGCAATGACCAACGACACATCGGCACCAGCCTGGGGGTCGCGGTGTTCCCGGACCATGCGCCGAGCATGGACCGGTTGATTCATATTGCGGATCTGGCGATGTATGAGGCCAAGCGCAGTGGGAATAATCAGTATCGGTTGGGCGAGCAAACGATGAGCCATAGTCGGGTTGATTGA